Genomic window (Dyadobacter fanqingshengii):
CCAGGGCAAGGAGCATGATGATCAGATAGCCCTCTTTACTTTTAATGTTTTTATAAATAAGTGCTGAAAAAAGCAGATAGAAAAACCATTCAAAACTCAACGTCCAGCCGATGGTCAGAACAGGCCACCAGATCTCAGACCCCGGTTCTACGGGCAGCAGCGTGATTGTTTTCAGTACCGACTTAAAGGTGAAGGCGCCATCATTTTGATAAAAAAAGAGGATGAAGGCTACAATGCTTACCAGATAATAGTAGGGATTAATGCGGGCGAACCGTTTTTTCAGGAACTCGTAGGTTTGGCCTGGTCCGTTAATGTTGTGACCAATGAAGGAAATTATAAAGCCTGAGATCACAAAAAATATGTCTACGCCGATAGCGCCAAAATCCTGTAAATGGAAGAAATTCTGTTGATGTGAAACAGCATATTTCACTTGCAGATCTATCGAATGACAATAAACTACCAGTAAAGCCGCCAGTGCACGCAAAAATTGTATGGAATAAAGCTTCATGAAAACGTTTAAACAATTACCGGGTAAAAAGTTTGGTTCTGATGGGCTCCAAATATTCTTTGAAGCTCGACAGCCTGAAATAGTTGAGGTTAATGGGGTTGATTCCCTGCCTGCGCAGCACTACGTACATGCTCAGGACTATGAAAATCTCGGTCATCAGCCAGTTGAATGAAGTTCCGATGTAACCCCACTCTTTGATCATTAGAATATTAAATGAAATGCTCAGCACCGAACCGACTGCCGTGATCCGCAAAAAGTATTTATCCATGCCCAAATTCAGCATGATCTGGATACCGAAAACATTGCTGAGCGCAATGATCAGTGGAATCAGCGACAGGATTTGGAATACAGGAACTGCGGCATCGAACTTATGACCATAGAATAAGCCAATGATAAAAGGTCCGAGCAGGATCATTGCAAGCGTCGCCGTGCCCGTAAAGAGCACGATCAAAGGGATAATCCTTTGCGTGACCCTTAGGCCATGCTCGCGGTTGTCACCAAATGCTTTTCCGATAAACGGATAAAGCGCCTGCGTTAAAGGAAGCGTCAGCACCGACTGCGCGATCAGGATCAGGCGCTGGCCAGCTGTATAGTATCCGGTTTGCTCTGAATTTTGATATATGCCTAAAATGAATGTGTTTGTGGTGGTATATAAATTGACCACGACAAGTGAAAAGAAGATGGTTTTTTCTTCCCATAGCACCTGCAAACATCTTTTTACCGGCACCCTGGATAGCTTGATGTTATATTTTTTAACGGCCCACACAAATGAAGCAACCCCCACGAGTGTTTGAATAATACCAAATAACAAAGGCTGCCAAATGTAATCGTCACTTTTTTGAACCAGCATTAAAATAGCAATCGTAAACAGGATTTTGCTGACCAGATTGAAGATGGCGACCTTGGAAAGATCTTGCATGGCCTGAAAAAGCCAGTTCTGGGTGAATACGGTGCTGATACAGATCACAAATGAGAAAATCATCACTTTCCTGTCGATTTGTAGCCGCGGGACAGTGTATACGAGAATGAAAAACAAACAGGTTGCCAGCATTAAAAGTAGCAATTGGGTGCTGAACACTTCGCTGCAAACGGTGTTGCGGTTCTGTTCGTTGGTAGGATCTTTGGCGATTTTGCGGGTTGCCGTCAAGTCAAAACCGTAAGTGATCAGCAGGGTGAAGTATGCGATGAAAGCTGCTGCAAAGTTAATCACACCAAACTTTTCGGGCCCGATTATGCGGGAAATGACAGGAACGGATATCAGCGGCATTCCGTAATTAGCGATCTGCACCAATGTCAGGGATAGGATATTCCGCGTTAACCGTTTCTCAGATTTTCCGATTTCCACCGTTGTTTGTTTAAATTAAAATTCGTTGAGTAAGTTTTATTGAGGCATCCGCCGTTTCAGCTGAACGCTTCTACATTGCGCACGGTTTTACCGTTCATTTTGATGATTCTGGCAGGAATTCCTACTACCGTGCAGTCATTTGGTACATCCTTGACCACCACTGCATTGGCACCCACCACCGCATTTTCGCCCACCACCACATTGCCAAGCACTTTGGCGCCGGCGTAAATGGTCGCATTATCCAGTATCGTCGGACTATCTGTTGAGTTGGTAAAGCCTATTGTCACCTGCTGATTGATCCAGCAATTTTTGCCGATGGATGTGGCATTGATAATGGTAGCAAAGCCGTGCTGAATAAAAAGTCCTTCACCGATATGGGGCGTGTACAGATACAATGTTGATAGTTCCGGGCACAGAAACTTAAAAAAGTACTGAATGTAGCCGACGCGGTAATAGAAAAGATTCCGGTATTCGGGATAAAAGGAAAGCAGATATACAA
Coding sequences:
- a CDS encoding serine O-acetyltransferase, whose product is MRTLFVLFNYIRCLPHIALFLIHSKKKTIYADVDRWLGILGKDYSRTFGFVYLLSFYPEYRNLFYYRVGYIQYFFKFLCPELSTLYLYTPHIGEGLFIQHGFATIINATSIGKNCWINQQVTIGFTNSTDSPTILDNATIYAGAKVLGNVVVGENAVVGANAVVVKDVPNDCTVVGIPARIIKMNGKTVRNVEAFS
- a CDS encoding flippase, translated to MEIGKSEKRLTRNILSLTLVQIANYGMPLISVPVISRIIGPEKFGVINFAAAFIAYFTLLITYGFDLTATRKIAKDPTNEQNRNTVCSEVFSTQLLLLMLATCLFFILVYTVPRLQIDRKVMIFSFVICISTVFTQNWLFQAMQDLSKVAIFNLVSKILFTIAILMLVQKSDDYIWQPLLFGIIQTLVGVASFVWAVKKYNIKLSRVPVKRCLQVLWEEKTIFFSLVVVNLYTTTNTFILGIYQNSEQTGYYTAGQRLILIAQSVLTLPLTQALYPFIGKAFGDNREHGLRVTQRIIPLIVLFTGTATLAMILLGPFIIGLFYGHKFDAAVPVFQILSLIPLIIALSNVFGIQIMLNLGMDKYFLRITAVGSVLSISFNILMIKEWGYIGTSFNWLMTEIFIVLSMYVVLRRQGINPINLNYFRLSSFKEYLEPIRTKLFTR